The genomic interval CCCTGGTCGAGGAGGTGGAGAACCTCGAGGTCTCCCTCGATCGCCCGACCCTCGCTTTCGCCGCCGGCCGGAGGATCGAGTCCCTCATGGACCGCCTCGCCGCCTCCCCGGAAGATCTCGAGCTTCTTCTGACCATCGATGGACTGCTGGCCCTGCTGCAGCCCCTCGACCTGCGGCCCAACCTGTGGAAGGCCCAGAACATGTATTGCGCCATCCAGCGCCGACTCCGGCCGAAGATGAAGCGGGCCGGCGCAGAGGGCGATGCGGCGGCGAGACGCTGGCTGGAGTCCTTCTGCAGGCTGGGCCGGCACCTGCAGGTCAGCGTGACCGGGTGACAGGTCCGCCCCGCTGGAACTCAAGCAGGCCTGTCCCGACTCCCCGGATTCCTTTGAAGGTCCTTTCTCCCCGGCCGGGGGGGAAGCGGAAAAGGGTTCCCTTTCGTGGGAAAATTTATTATATTGCCCCAATTTCAAGTGTTTCTCTCTGGAAATATGATGGAGAGGGGATTGTATTGGTGATGAAATGGGAGGGGAAAGAGATGTTTTTGCCCCGCAGGATGTGTTGATGGGGAGAACGGTTCAGGTTCTCCTGGTTGAGGATTCGGAAACTCATGCCGCCCTGCTGTCCCAGGCCCTGGAATCTCCCGGGGGCCGGGTGGCGGTGCGGGTCGCCCGCAGCCTGGCCGAAGCCCGCTCCGTCCTGGGCGGGTTCACGCCCGACCTGGCGATCGTCGATCTGTGCCTGCCCGACGGCCAGGGCACCGAGCTTCTTCCCCCGGAGGGGGAGGAGGGCGCCTTTCCCGTCGTGATCATGACCGGCCACGGCGACGAGGGGGTGGCCGTGGAGGCGATCAAGGCCGGAGCCCTCGATTACGTCGTCAAGACCCCCGCCTCCCTGGCCGAGATGCCCCACGTCGTCGAGAGGGCCCTGCGCGAATGGACCCAGGTCACCGAGCGCAGGCGGGCCGAGGAGGCGTTGCGGCAGAGCGAGGAGAGGTTTCGCTCCTTCTTCGAGTCGGCCGCCTCCGGCATGGCCATCATCAGCCCGGAGGGGAGGGCGCTGCGGGTCAACCCGACCTTTTGCCGTCTCTCCGGCTACAGTGAGCCCGAGGCGCTGGAAAAGAATATTCTCGAGGTGACCCACCCCGACGACCGGGAGGAGACGCGGCGCCTCTACGACGAGATCCGGGCGGACCGCCGCCGGGTCGTCGACTATGAGAAGCGCTATCTGTGCAAGGACGGCTCGGTAACCTGGGGCCGTGCCACGGTGGCGGGGGTGTTCGGCACGGACGGGGCCCTGAGTTACTTTGCCGCCAACGTGCAGGACATCACCGAGCGCAAGGAGACCGAGGAGGCGCTTCGGCTCAGCGAGGAGAGGTTTCGCACCGTCTTCAACAACGCTGCCGCGGGGATGGTCACCCTCTCAACCGAGGGCCGGTTTCTGGAGGCGAACGAGGCCTTTTGCCGTTTCATCGGTTATTCCCGGGAGGATCTGCTGTCCCTCCGGGTCCCGGACATCACCCATCCCGACGATCAGGAAAAAACCGCGGAAAACTACCGGGTTCTCGGCAGCGGCCAAAGCCGGGCGATCGATTACCAGAAGAGCTTTTTGCGCAGGGACGGCAGCACCGTGTGGGGCCACGTCTCGGTGGCCGCGGTGCCGGGCGCCGACGGGTTGCCCCTCTATTACGTCGGCCTGGTGCAGGACATCACCGAGTCCAAGCGGGTCCAGGACCAGATCCGGGAGTCGAAGCAGATGCTGCAGTTGGTCCTCGACTACATCCCCCAGCGCGTCTTCTGGAAAGACCGCGACTCGGTCTATCTCGGCGGCAACCGCAACTTCGCCCGGGCCGCGGGGGTGGAGGCGCCTCAGGACCTGGTCGGCAAGACCGACTACGACCTCCCCTGGAGGCGGGAGGAAGCCGATTTTTTCCGGGAGTGCGACCGCCGGGTGATGGAGTCGGACGCGCCGGAGCTGCATATCATCGAGCCGCAGCTTCAGGCGAGCGGCAAGCAGGCCTGGCTCGACACGAGCAAGGTCCCCCTGCATGACGGCGAAGGGCGGGTGGTCGGGGTCCTCGGCACCTTCGAGGATTTCACAGAACGCAAGCGGGCCGAAGAGGCGTTGGTCGAGGCGAACCGGGAGCTGGACGCCTTCGTCTACACCGTCTCCCACGACCTGCGCACCCCCTTGACGCCGATCATCGGCTATGCCGAGGTCCTTCAGGAGACCTGCCGGGACCGCCTGGACGAGCAGTCCCTCGACTGCCTGGCCGAGATCGAGAACCAGGGCCGCAGGATGCTGGCGCTGATGGAGGACCTTCTGGTCCTGGCCAAGGTGGGACACGTGCAGCGGCCGGCCGAACCGGTCGACCTTGGCGCGGTGGTGGCGGAGGTCCTGGTCGGCATGGGGAGCCTCCTTGCCGAGGCCGGCGTCGCCGTCGAGAGACATTCCCTGCCCGGCCTGAGGGTGCCGAAGACCCTGCTGGCCCAGGTGTTCGACAACCTGATCGGCAACGCGGTCCGCTACGCGGGGGCGGAGGGCGCCTCGCTCGAAGTGGGGGGGGAGCGGACGGGGGCGATGGTGCGCTTTTTCGTGCGGGACCACGGCCCGGGCATCCCCGCAGGAGAGCGCGAGCGGGTCTTCGAGGTCTTTTTCCGGGGGACGGAGGGGAAGAAGGTCCAGGGGACCGGGGTCGGGCTGGCCACGATTCAGAAGATCGCCCGCTGCTACGGGGGGCGGGCCTGGCTCGAGGAGACCCCCGGCGGCGGCTGCACCTTCTGGGTGGAGATGGAAGACGCTCCGGCCACCGGGCAGGAGCCGCAGGGGGGGGGCTGAAGAGAATGCGCCGAAGGGAAGGGGGCAGCCCCCGGCCTTGAGCCCTTCGAATGATCGTACGACACTCAGGAGCCCCGGTCGAAAGACCGGGGCTCCTGACGTTTGGAATCGTCTCCGCCTCTCTACGCCCAGCCCCGTTCCCGGAACAGGGCGGCGAGGCGGTCGAGGGCCCGGTCGATGTTCTCGAGGGAGTTGGCGTAGGAGAGGCGCAGGTAGCCCTCTGCCCCGGGGCCGAAGTCGATCCCCGGCGTGAGGGCCACGCCGGTGGTCTCGAGGATCTCCAGGGCCAGGGCGCGGGAGTCGGGGTTGATGTGCCGGGCGTCGGCCAGGACGTAGAAGGCCCCCGAGGGGGTCCCGGCGGCCCTCAGACCCAGTTCCGGAAGGCGCTGCAGCAGGTGGCGGCGGCGCTCGTCGTAGGCCCGGCCCATGCGTTCCACGTCGGGCCGGCAACGGCGCAGGGCGGCGATTCCGGCGACCTGCACGAAGCTGTTGGCGCTGATCATGAAGTTCTGGTGCAGGGTCTGCAGGGTCCGCACGCACGAGCGCGGGGCGACCAGGTAGCCGAGGCGCCAACCGGTCATGGCGTAGGCCTTGGAGAATCCCCCGAGGACGAAGGCGTTTTCCGTGAACTCCAGGATGCTGCGTTCCTCCCCCGCGTAGGTCAGGCCGTGGTAGATCTCGTCGGAGACGATGGGCACCGGCAGCTCGGCCAGTTCCTTCAGGCGGGCCGGGGCCAGGACCGACCCGGCCGGGTTGGAGGGGGAGTTGACCAGCAGGGCCCGGGTGCGGGGGGAGAGGGCCCGGCGCACGTCGTCGGCCCGGGGCTGGAAGCCGTCTTCCTGCCGGGTGGCCAGCAGGACGGGCCGACCGCCGGCGAAGCGGACGACGTCAGGGTAGCAGGCGTAGCAGGGGTCGGGGAGGATCACCTCGTCCCCCTCCTCGAGCAGGGCGGCGAAGAGGAGGAGCATCAGGGGGCTGGTCCCGGAGGAGACGACGATCTGCTCGGGGTCGATCTCCACCTCGTAGCGCCGCCGGTAGTGGGCGGCGATCTCCCGGCGCAGGTCGAGGCGCCCCAGGGAGTGGGTGTAGGTCGTTTCTCCTCCCTTCATGGCGGCGGCCGCCGCTTCCACGATCGGCCGGGGGGTCGGGAAGTCGGGCTCCCCCAGGCACAGGTAGATGATCTCCCGTACCTCGGCCTGCAGGGCCTGGGCCCGCTCCATCACCTCCATGGCCAGGAAGGGTGTCACCTCCCGGGCCCGGCGGGAGAGGGGAATGGACATGGCGTCTTCGTTCATCGGCCTGTCTCCTTGGACGTGTTCCGCCGGCGCAGCGCCCGAACCCGCTCCACGATCGGCGGATGGGAGTAGTAGACGCGGGCGTAGAGGGGGTGGGGGTGCAGGTTGGCCAGGTTCTCCCGGGAGAGCCGGACGAGGGCCGATGCCAGGTGCTCCGGCTCTCCGGTCAGCTCGGCGGCATAGCGGTCGGCCTGCCATTCGGCGCGCCTGGAGAGCCAGCTGCTCAGGGGTGCCAGGGGGAAGGCGGCCAGGGAGCCGAGGAAGGCCACGAGCACAAGGCGCGCGCAGAAGGAGGCCTGCTCGAGGCCGAGCAGCTCCGGCAGTCCCGGCCAGTGCAGCAGGCGAAAGGCGACGTAGCAGCCGGCCAGAAAGAGCGCCTCGGTGGCCAGCAGGCGCTTCCAGATGTGCCCTTTCTTCCAATGCCCCACCTCGTGGGCGAGGATGGCCAGGGTCTCGGGGGGCTCCATCTGCTCCAGCAGGGTGTCGAAGAGGACGATGCGCTTGACCCGGCCGATGCCGGTGAAGTAGGCGTTGGAGTGGCGGCTGCGGCGCGAGGCGTCGACCTGCAGGACCTTGCTCACCTTCAGCCCCGCCCGTCCCATCAGGCGGCGGATCTCCTCCTCCAGGCCCTCCCTGCGGACCGGCTCGAACCTGAAGAAGAGCGGCTCGATGAGGACCGGGGAGAGGTAGAGAAGGAACAGGGTGACGGCGGCGAACAGGGCCCACACCCAGAGCCACCACCGGTCCGGGCTGGCCGAGACGAGGGCCAGGGCCCCGGCCGCGAGCAGGCCGGCCAGCAGCAGGGAGAGGAGGGTCGACTTGAGCAGGTCGGAGAGCCACAGTCTCCAGGTGGTGGTGTTGAACCCGAAGCGGGCCTCGATGCAAAAGGTCCCGTACAGGCTGAAGGGGATGTCGAGGGCGGTCTGGATCAGGAGCAGGCCGAGCAGGAAGAGGGTGCCGGAGAGGACGAACCCGCCGCTCGACGCGGCCCATCGGTCGTAGTGGGGGAGCAGGCCGCCGAACAGGAAAAGAACCAGCAGGGCTGAGCCGAGCAGCCCCTGGAGCAGGCCGAGGCGGCTGCGCGCCAGGGTGTAGGCGGAGGTCTTCTGCAGGTCCTCGGGCCGGACCGCGTCCTCGAAGCCCTCGGGGACGGTGGCGCCGTGCCGCGCCAGGTGCCGCAGGTTGAGCCAGCGCAGGCCGTGGCGGGCGGCGAGCACGGCGAGGTAGGTCAGGAGGATCAGCCATTTCATGAAACCAATGATAGCCCATCGATGGCCGCCGGTCGAGCCGGAAGTATCTCTTCGGCCGGGGGCTTGTGTCGCAGGGCCTCTGGTTCTATGCTTTAATAAAGGGGATGCGAAGAGGAAGGGGCGACATGGACGAGGGACAATCCATACACCTGCTCGTGGTCGAGGACTCGCCGACCCACCTGGCCCTCATCCGCGAGGCGCTGGAGTCCCGGGGCGGCGACTGGCGGATGAGCGTGGCCGGCACCCTCGCCGAGGCCCGCGCCTTGCTGAGCAGGGACAAGCCCGACCTCGCCCTGATCGACATGAACCTGCCCGACGGCCTGGGGACCGAACTCCTT from Desulfuromonas sp. carries:
- a CDS encoding pyridoxal phosphate-dependent aminotransferase; amino-acid sequence: MNEDAMSIPLSRRAREVTPFLAMEVMERAQALQAEVREIIYLCLGEPDFPTPRPIVEAAAAAMKGGETTYTHSLGRLDLRREIAAHYRRRYEVEIDPEQIVVSSGTSPLMLLLFAALLEEGDEVILPDPCYACYPDVVRFAGGRPVLLATRQEDGFQPRADDVRRALSPRTRALLVNSPSNPAGSVLAPARLKELAELPVPIVSDEIYHGLTYAGEERSILEFTENAFVLGGFSKAYAMTGWRLGYLVAPRSCVRTLQTLHQNFMISANSFVQVAGIAALRRCRPDVERMGRAYDERRRHLLQRLPELGLRAAGTPSGAFYVLADARHINPDSRALALEILETTGVALTPGIDFGPGAEGYLRLSYANSLENIDRALDRLAALFRERGWA
- a CDS encoding PAS domain S-box protein; translated protein: MGRTVQVLLVEDSETHAALLSQALESPGGRVAVRVARSLAEARSVLGGFTPDLAIVDLCLPDGQGTELLPPEGEEGAFPVVIMTGHGDEGVAVEAIKAGALDYVVKTPASLAEMPHVVERALREWTQVTERRRAEEALRQSEERFRSFFESAASGMAIISPEGRALRVNPTFCRLSGYSEPEALEKNILEVTHPDDREETRRLYDEIRADRRRVVDYEKRYLCKDGSVTWGRATVAGVFGTDGALSYFAANVQDITERKETEEALRLSEERFRTVFNNAAAGMVTLSTEGRFLEANEAFCRFIGYSREDLLSLRVPDITHPDDQEKTAENYRVLGSGQSRAIDYQKSFLRRDGSTVWGHVSVAAVPGADGLPLYYVGLVQDITESKRVQDQIRESKQMLQLVLDYIPQRVFWKDRDSVYLGGNRNFARAAGVEAPQDLVGKTDYDLPWRREEADFFRECDRRVMESDAPELHIIEPQLQASGKQAWLDTSKVPLHDGEGRVVGVLGTFEDFTERKRAEEALVEANRELDAFVYTVSHDLRTPLTPIIGYAEVLQETCRDRLDEQSLDCLAEIENQGRRMLALMEDLLVLAKVGHVQRPAEPVDLGAVVAEVLVGMGSLLAEAGVAVERHSLPGLRVPKTLLAQVFDNLIGNAVRYAGAEGASLEVGGERTGAMVRFFVRDHGPGIPAGERERVFEVFFRGTEGKKVQGTGVGLATIQKIARCYGGRAWLEETPGGGCTFWVEMEDAPATGQEPQGGG
- a CDS encoding M48 family metallopeptidase translates to MKWLILLTYLAVLAARHGLRWLNLRHLARHGATVPEGFEDAVRPEDLQKTSAYTLARSRLGLLQGLLGSALLVLFLFGGLLPHYDRWAASSGGFVLSGTLFLLGLLLIQTALDIPFSLYGTFCIEARFGFNTTTWRLWLSDLLKSTLLSLLLAGLLAAGALALVSASPDRWWLWVWALFAAVTLFLLYLSPVLIEPLFFRFEPVRREGLEEEIRRLMGRAGLKVSKVLQVDASRRSRHSNAYFTGIGRVKRIVLFDTLLEQMEPPETLAILAHEVGHWKKGHIWKRLLATEALFLAGCYVAFRLLHWPGLPELLGLEQASFCARLVLVAFLGSLAAFPLAPLSSWLSRRAEWQADRYAAELTGEPEHLASALVRLSRENLANLHPHPLYARVYYSHPPIVERVRALRRRNTSKETGR